In one window of Fusobacteria bacterium ZRK30 DNA:
- the purF gene encoding amidophosphoribosyltransferase — MVVYNESEKMEEECGVFGIYSKEDKKDIAGLIYYGLCSLQHRGQESAGMSISKDEKIKTYKGQGLVSDVFSETTLKETVGNVGIGHVRYSTAGGSCEGNAQPLQRHSKLGDIAVAHNGNLINPMIIKELLEDAGVVFQTTTDSEVIINMMARRSKNGLKSTLVDTISAIKGSFALVIAVQDKLIGIRDPYGIRPLCMGKLEDGSIVLASESCALDSVGAELIRDINAGEIVIIDENGVEAINYNEQSHKAPCSFEHIYFARPDSVIDGLDVYKSRYETGVKLWEQGKIEADIVIGVPDSGLPAAQGYAIASGIPFVTGLVKNKYIGRTFIKPSQELRERAVRVKLNPIRSMIEGKRVVVIDDSLVRGTTSKKLIEMLRGAGATEVHFRSASPAVMHPCYFGVDIAYRKELLAAEMSVDEICEYIGADSLDFLKLDNLTNTLGSKSFCMGCFNGIYPMSTVANM, encoded by the coding sequence ATGGTTGTATATAATGAATCAGAGAAGATGGAGGAAGAATGTGGAGTATTTGGGATCTATTCTAAGGAAGATAAAAAAGATATAGCGGGACTTATCTACTATGGGTTGTGCTCACTACAGCACAGAGGCCAGGAAAGTGCAGGAATGAGTATATCTAAAGATGAAAAGATAAAAACCTATAAGGGTCAAGGACTGGTTTCAGATGTATTCTCAGAAACAACTTTAAAAGAAACAGTAGGAAATGTAGGGATAGGTCATGTAAGATACTCTACAGCCGGGGGATCATGTGAGGGGAATGCACAACCATTACAAAGACATTCTAAATTAGGAGATATAGCTGTGGCTCACAATGGAAACCTTATTAATCCTATGATAATCAAAGAATTATTGGAAGATGCAGGGGTGGTGTTCCAGACTACTACCGATTCAGAAGTTATTATAAATATGATGGCCAGGAGATCTAAAAATGGATTGAAATCAACATTGGTAGATACTATATCAGCTATAAAGGGATCTTTTGCCCTGGTAATAGCTGTACAAGATAAATTGATTGGAATAAGAGATCCCTATGGGATTAGACCACTATGTATGGGTAAGTTAGAGGATGGAAGTATTGTACTGGCATCTGAATCATGTGCTTTAGACTCTGTAGGAGCAGAATTAATCAGAGACATAAATGCAGGGGAGATAGTAATAATAGATGAAAATGGTGTAGAAGCGATCAACTACAACGAACAATCTCATAAAGCTCCCTGCTCATTTGAACATATTTATTTCGCCAGACCGGATTCTGTGATAGATGGATTGGATGTATATAAAAGCAGATATGAAACAGGGGTAAAACTATGGGAGCAGGGAAAGATCGAAGCAGATATCGTTATAGGGGTTCCAGATTCCGGGTTACCGGCAGCTCAAGGATATGCAATAGCTTCTGGGATACCATTTGTGACTGGGTTAGTAAAAAATAAATATATAGGCAGGACATTTATAAAACCATCTCAGGAACTTCGTGAAAGAGCTGTAAGGGTAAAATTAAATCCAATCAGGTCTATGATAGAGGGAAAAAGAGTTGTAGTAATAGATGATTCATTAGTTCGTGGGACTACAAGTAAAAAATTAATAGAGATGCTGAGGGGGGCGGGAGCTACAGAGGTTCACTTTAGATCTGCCAGCCCGGCAGTGATGCATCCATGTTATTTTGGGGTAGATATAGCGTATAGGAAGGAACTTCTAGCTGCAGAGATGTCTGTAGATGAGATATGTGAATATATCGGTGCAGATAGTTTGGATTTTTTAAAGCTGGATAATCTGACTAATACTTTGGGAAGTAAAAGTTTCTGTATGGGATGTTTTAACGGAATATACCCCATGTCTACAGTAGCGAATATGTAA
- a CDS encoding phosphoribosylaminoimidazolesuccinocarboxamide synthase encodes MEKREFIYEGKAKQIYATDNENLVIIHYKDDATAGNGEKKGTISNKGMINNEITTILFENLEKNGIRTHFQEKLNERDQLCEKLEIFPLEVIVRNIIAGSMAKRVGIEEGTKPENTIFEICYKNDEFGDPLINDHHAVAMGLATYDELKKIYEITGEINTLLLKAFGDEGIDLVDFKIEFGKNAAGEIVLADEISPDTCRLWDKATGQKLDKDRFRRDLGSIEEAYIEILKRLGAK; translated from the coding sequence ATGGAAAAGAGAGAATTTATATATGAAGGTAAAGCTAAACAAATATATGCTACAGACAATGAGAACTTGGTAATAATTCATTATAAAGATGATGCTACTGCTGGAAATGGAGAAAAAAAAGGAACAATTTCTAATAAGGGAATGATAAATAATGAGATCACAACTATCTTATTTGAAAATTTAGAAAAAAACGGTATCAGAACTCATTTTCAAGAAAAATTAAATGAGAGAGATCAATTGTGCGAAAAATTGGAAATATTTCCATTAGAAGTAATAGTAAGAAATATAATAGCCGGATCTATGGCTAAGAGGGTAGGAATTGAAGAGGGAACTAAACCTGAAAACACTATCTTTGAAATATGTTATAAAAATGATGAATTTGGTGACCCCCTTATCAATGATCACCATGCAGTAGCTATGGGGTTAGCTACATATGATGAATTAAAGAAGATATACGAGATTACAGGGGAAATTAATACTCTATTACTTAAAGCCTTCGGAGATGAAGGGATAGATTTAGTGGATTTCAAAATTGAATTTGGAAAAAATGCTGCCGGAGAGATAGTTTTAGCCGATGAAATTTCACCGGATACCTGCAGGTTATGGGACAAAGCTACAGGACAAAAACTAGATAAAGACAGATTCAGAAGAGATTTAGGGAGTATAGAGGAAGCATACATCGAGATATTAAAAAGACTAGGAGCAAAATAA
- a CDS encoding phosphoribosylformylglycinamidine synthase, with product MNHRVYVEKKEKFAVEAKKLKAELKENLNLAHLEEVRIINIYDLFNVKKDEISTIKEVVLSETVVDFTYDTLDLEDRNYLAVEFLPGQFDQRADSAIQCINLICEESQDISVKTGKLIIFSGDLSPEDMKKIKKYYINEVEMREKDLSNMVEDEITPPEKVEIYSDFNSYSEVELENFRKSSGLAMTTADIVHIQKYFKDEEKRNPSETEIKVLDTYWSDHCRHTTFETILEKITLPKGRFKESLQSTFNEYLESRRDAHGSRIEKKPMTLMDMATISAREMRKNGLLDDLEVSEEINACSVYIDVDIEKDGKKKIEKWLLMFKNETHNHPTEIEPFGGASTCIGGAIRDPLSGRSYIYQAIRVTGSANPLEKLEDTLPGKLSQRKITTGAAHGYSSYGNQIGVATSHVAEIYHQGYKAKRMEVGAVVAATPASNVRRETPNAGDKIILLGGKTGRDGCGGATGSSKEHDINSITTCSAEVQKGNAPEERKIQKLFRNPEVTKLIKKCNDFGAGGVSVAIGELADGLIINLDKVPVKYKGLNGTELAISESQERMAVVVEDRDVERFLELSDIENLEAVEVAVVTEERRLIINWKGKSIVDLSRDFLDTNGVTGYMDIEVETPDSESPMETPNTKGLTLEEKVMNRISSLNVSSQKGLMEMFDSTIGAGTVLMPFGGKYQLTPTEGSVHKIPLLEGTTDTASAITWGYNPLITKWSPYHGGAYAVVESLAKIVAMGGDYRGVRLSFQEYFEKLGSNPKKWGKPFAALLGTQYIMKNFNIPAIGGKDSMSGSFNDIDVPPTLISFGVTKVLASNVTSPELKNSGNNLYLIKHNMNEDLMPNLEELKTNFEYIHENIKNKKIISAMTIKAGGVIEAISKMSFGNMVGAKITMKEDELFKMGYGSILVETPHILEDDNTLLVGETIPSKELIINDKAIKLDELLSKWKGTLNEIFPEIVEGTSIESEDLNIETCEKKEAVKPNERIENPRVFVPAFPGTNCEYDSMKAFAKEGALPFTMTFRNLTMDHITKSIDEMTSHIDNCEILMLPGGFSAGDEPEGSAKFIATILRNEKIKGAVERLLDRDGLILGICNGFQALVKSGLLPNGVIGDLDKNSPTLTYNDINRHISKIVTTKVVSNNSPWFSDIEVGSKHQIAVSHGEGKFVVGEEKLKELIENGQVATQYIDLDGSPTNHGEYNPNGSVYAIEGITSKDGRIFGKMGHSERTGENLYKNIIGDKEQNIFRNGVNYFRNR from the coding sequence ATGAATCACCGTGTCTATGTAGAAAAAAAAGAAAAATTTGCTGTAGAAGCTAAAAAATTAAAGGCGGAATTAAAGGAAAATTTAAATTTAGCTCATTTGGAGGAGGTCAGAATAATAAATATATATGATCTTTTCAATGTAAAAAAAGATGAAATATCTACAATAAAAGAAGTGGTGCTTTCAGAAACTGTAGTAGATTTTACCTACGATACTTTAGACTTAGAGGATAGAAATTATTTAGCTGTAGAATTTTTACCTGGTCAATTTGATCAGAGGGCAGACTCAGCCATCCAATGTATAAATTTAATTTGTGAAGAGAGTCAGGATATATCGGTGAAAACAGGAAAACTAATTATCTTTTCTGGAGACCTCTCACCTGAAGATATGAAAAAAATAAAAAAATATTATATAAATGAAGTTGAGATGAGGGAAAAAGATTTGTCTAACATGGTAGAAGATGAGATAACTCCTCCAGAGAAAGTGGAAATCTATAGTGATTTTAACTCTTATAGCGAGGTTGAATTAGAAAATTTTAGAAAATCTTCTGGCTTAGCTATGACTACAGCCGACATAGTACATATTCAAAAATATTTTAAAGATGAAGAGAAGAGGAACCCCAGCGAAACTGAGATAAAAGTATTGGATACTTATTGGTCAGATCACTGCAGACATACTACCTTTGAGACGATATTAGAAAAAATCACCTTACCTAAAGGTAGATTTAAAGAAAGTTTACAATCAACATTTAATGAATACTTGGAAAGCAGAAGAGATGCCCATGGATCAAGGATAGAGAAAAAACCGATGACTCTTATGGATATGGCTACCATATCAGCAAGAGAGATGAGAAAAAATGGTCTTTTAGATGATTTGGAAGTATCGGAAGAAATAAATGCCTGCTCTGTATACATAGATGTGGATATAGAAAAAGATGGGAAAAAGAAAATAGAAAAATGGCTATTGATGTTTAAAAACGAAACTCACAATCATCCTACTGAGATTGAACCATTTGGAGGAGCTTCTACTTGTATAGGGGGAGCAATAAGAGATCCATTATCTGGAAGATCATATATATATCAGGCTATCAGGGTGACAGGGTCGGCGAATCCATTGGAAAAATTAGAGGATACTCTACCTGGGAAACTATCTCAGAGAAAGATAACAACTGGTGCAGCTCATGGTTATTCATCTTATGGTAATCAGATCGGTGTAGCGACATCCCATGTGGCAGAGATATATCATCAGGGATATAAAGCTAAAAGGATGGAAGTAGGAGCAGTAGTAGCGGCTACCCCGGCAAGTAATGTACGTCGTGAAACTCCAAATGCCGGGGATAAGATAATCTTATTGGGAGGAAAAACTGGTAGAGATGGATGTGGAGGAGCTACTGGTTCATCTAAAGAACATGATATAAACTCTATAACTACCTGCTCTGCTGAGGTTCAAAAAGGGAATGCCCCAGAAGAGAGAAAGATCCAGAAATTATTCAGAAATCCAGAAGTAACTAAATTGATTAAAAAATGTAATGATTTTGGTGCCGGGGGAGTATCGGTAGCAATTGGAGAACTAGCAGACGGATTAATAATAAATTTAGATAAAGTACCGGTAAAATATAAGGGATTAAATGGTACAGAATTGGCTATTTCTGAATCGCAGGAAAGAATGGCAGTGGTAGTAGAGGATAGGGATGTAGAAAGATTCTTGGAACTATCTGACATTGAAAACTTAGAGGCAGTAGAGGTAGCAGTAGTTACAGAGGAAAGAAGATTGATAATTAATTGGAAAGGAAAATCTATAGTAGATCTCAGCCGTGATTTCTTGGATACCAATGGTGTCACTGGATATATGGATATAGAGGTAGAAACACCTGATTCAGAAAGTCCGATGGAAACTCCTAACACAAAAGGCTTAACACTGGAAGAAAAAGTTATGAATAGGATAAGTTCACTCAATGTAAGTTCTCAAAAGGGACTTATGGAGATGTTTGATTCAACGATTGGAGCAGGAACGGTACTTATGCCATTTGGTGGAAAATACCAGCTTACTCCTACAGAGGGATCGGTTCACAAGATACCGCTGCTGGAGGGAACCACAGATACAGCATCTGCTATAACCTGGGGATATAATCCATTGATTACTAAATGGTCACCGTATCATGGTGGAGCTTATGCAGTGGTAGAATCACTGGCTAAGATAGTCGCTATGGGAGGAGATTACAGAGGTGTAAGACTATCATTCCAAGAGTACTTTGAAAAATTAGGGTCTAATCCTAAAAAATGGGGTAAACCATTCGCTGCATTACTGGGAACACAATACATAATGAAGAATTTCAATATCCCTGCTATCGGTGGGAAGGACAGTATGAGTGGAAGTTTTAACGATATAGATGTACCGCCTACATTGATCTCATTTGGAGTAACTAAGGTTTTGGCTTCTAATGTGACTTCACCAGAGTTAAAAAATAGCGGGAATAATCTATACCTGATAAAACACAATATGAATGAAGATCTTATGCCTAATCTGGAGGAGTTAAAAACTAACTTTGAATATATCCATGAAAATATAAAAAATAAGAAGATTATATCAGCAATGACCATAAAAGCTGGAGGAGTAATTGAAGCTATCTCTAAGATGAGTTTTGGAAATATGGTAGGAGCCAAGATCACAATGAAAGAAGATGAGTTGTTTAAAATGGGATATGGATCGATCCTGGTTGAAACTCCTCATATCTTAGAAGATGATAATACACTCTTAGTAGGGGAAACAATCCCGTCTAAGGAACTAATTATAAATGATAAAGCAATTAAATTAGATGAATTATTAAGTAAATGGAAGGGAACTCTAAATGAAATATTCCCTGAAATAGTAGAAGGAACTTCAATTGAAAGTGAAGATCTAAATATTGAAACTTGTGAGAAAAAAGAGGCAGTAAAACCCAATGAAAGGATAGAAAATCCAAGGGTATTTGTACCAGCTTTTCCCGGGACTAACTGTGAATATGATTCTATGAAAGCCTTCGCTAAGGAAGGAGCACTACCATTTACAATGACATTTAGAAACTTAACTATGGATCATATAACAAAATCTATAGATGAGATGACAAGTCATATAGATAACTGTGAAATTCTAATGCTTCCAGGGGGGTTCTCAGCAGGAGATGAACCAGAGGGATCAGCTAAATTTATAGCAACTATCTTAAGAAATGAAAAGATAAAAGGTGCAGTAGAGAGATTATTAGATAGAGATGGATTGATCTTAGGAATATGTAATGGATTCCAAGCACTTGTAAAATCGGGACTCCTGCCTAATGGAGTAATCGGAGACTTGGATAAAAATTCTCCTACTCTGACTTATAACGACATCAACAGACATATATCAAAAATTGTAACAACTAAGGTTGTATCCAATAACTCACCGTGGTTCAGTGATATTGAAGTGGGATCAAAACATCAGATAGCTGTATCCCATGGGGAAGGAAAATTTGTTGTAGGAGAGGAAAAACTAAAAGAATTAATAGAGAATGGCCAGGTAGCCACTCAATATATTGACTTAGATGGAAGCCCGACTAATCATGGAGAATATAACCCCAATGGATCTGTCTATGCAATCGAAGGAATAACCTCTAAAGATGGAAGGATTTTCGGTAAGATGGGACATTCAGAAAGAACAGGAGAAAATTTATATAAAAATATCATTGGAGATAAGGAACAAAATATCTTTAGAAATGGTGTGAATTATTTCAGAAACAGATAA
- a CDS encoding formate--tetrahydrofolate ligase: MKTDIQIAQEAKILHIKEVAAKINLSEDDYDQYGKHKAKLNLEILKKNSDKKDGKLILVTAITPTPAGEGKSTVTVGLTQAMNKLGKKSVAALREPSLGPVFGMKGGATGGGHSQVIPMEDINLHFTGDLHAIGVAHNLISACIDNHIKHGNKLDLDVTKIAFKRVMDMNDRSLRNIVIGMGGIANGIPRENSFQITVASEIMAILCLSESIMDLKNRISEIVFGFNRAGKPLKVSDLKIEGAITALLKEAIKPNLVQTLENTPVIIHGGPFANIAHGCNSLLATKMALKLSDYAITEAGFAADLGAEKFLDIKCRKGGLKPNAVVIVATVKALKLHGGANPKELKEENLEALTKGIENLDKHIENMKSFGLPVVVAINKFVTDSEAELNFIKTHCETLGVPVALCDVWANGGDGGIELAKLVIDEVENKENNFKYLYETEESIVEKIEKIVKNIYGGDGVIFTPKAKKMIKTLNEYGYDKLPICMSKTQKSISDDPKLMGRPSGFTVTINELRLSAGAGFIVAMAGSILDMPGLPKIPSAELIDIDEDGVISGLF; this comes from the coding sequence ATGAAAACAGATATTCAAATTGCTCAGGAAGCGAAGATACTCCACATTAAAGAGGTAGCAGCGAAGATAAATCTATCGGAAGATGACTACGATCAATATGGAAAACATAAAGCAAAATTAAATTTAGAGATATTGAAAAAAAACAGTGATAAAAAAGACGGTAAATTGATCTTGGTAACAGCAATTACCCCTACACCAGCAGGAGAAGGAAAATCTACAGTTACTGTAGGTCTGACTCAGGCTATGAACAAGTTAGGAAAAAAATCTGTAGCAGCATTGAGGGAACCATCTCTTGGTCCTGTCTTTGGAATGAAAGGGGGAGCCACTGGTGGTGGACATTCTCAGGTAATTCCAATGGAAGATATAAATCTACACTTTACAGGAGATCTTCATGCAATAGGAGTGGCACATAACCTTATCTCAGCATGTATAGATAACCACATAAAACATGGAAATAAACTGGATCTAGATGTGACTAAGATAGCTTTTAAAAGGGTTATGGATATGAACGACAGATCTCTAAGAAATATAGTGATTGGAATGGGGGGGATTGCCAATGGGATCCCTAGAGAAAATTCATTTCAAATAACTGTAGCTTCAGAGATAATGGCTATCCTTTGTTTATCAGAATCTATAATGGATCTGAAAAACAGAATCAGTGAGATAGTATTTGGATTTAACAGAGCAGGAAAACCACTAAAAGTAAGTGATCTAAAGATAGAGGGTGCTATAACAGCTCTTCTAAAGGAAGCAATCAAACCAAACTTAGTTCAAACATTGGAAAATACCCCGGTAATAATCCATGGTGGTCCATTTGCCAATATAGCTCATGGGTGTAACTCATTATTAGCTACTAAAATGGCTCTTAAATTATCTGATTATGCAATAACAGAAGCTGGATTTGCAGCAGATTTAGGAGCAGAAAAATTCTTAGATATTAAATGTAGAAAAGGTGGATTGAAACCTAATGCTGTAGTTATTGTAGCCACAGTAAAAGCTCTTAAGTTACATGGCGGAGCGAATCCTAAAGAATTAAAAGAAGAAAATTTAGAAGCTTTAACTAAAGGAATAGAAAATTTAGATAAGCATATAGAAAATATGAAAAGTTTTGGATTGCCAGTTGTGGTAGCGATAAATAAATTTGTTACAGACAGTGAAGCTGAATTAAACTTCATTAAAACTCACTGTGAAACACTAGGTGTACCGGTAGCTCTATGTGATGTATGGGCTAATGGTGGAGATGGTGGAATAGAACTAGCTAAACTAGTGATAGATGAAGTTGAAAATAAGGAAAATAATTTTAAATATCTTTATGAAACAGAAGAGTCTATTGTGGAAAAGATAGAAAAAATAGTAAAAAATATCTATGGTGGAGATGGAGTAATATTTACACCTAAAGCTAAAAAGATGATAAAAACATTAAATGAATATGGATACGACAAATTACCGATCTGTATGTCGAAAACTCAAAAGTCTATCTCAGATGATCCTAAATTGATGGGAAGACCAAGTGGGTTTACAGTTACAATAAATGAATTGAGATTATCAGCAGGAGCAGGATTTATAGTAGCAATGGCCGGAAGTATCTTAGATATGCCAGGATTACCAAAAATACCTTCGGCAGAATTGATCGATATAGATGAAGATGGAGTAATCTCAGGATTGTTCTAA
- a CDS encoding NADH peroxidase: MAKMRCTVCGEILDANVEVCPVCKAGKDKFVAYDENATEEWATEHKLGEGLACGDAEIIEGLKANFAGECTEVGMYLAMSRVADREGYPEVAEAYKRIAFEEAEHAAKFAELLGEVVTNSTEENLRLRVAAEYGATSGKFEIAKRAKKLGLDAIHDTVHEMAKDEARHGKAFKGLLERHFEGK; encoded by the coding sequence ATGGCTAAAATGAGATGTACAGTATGTGGGGAAATATTAGATGCAAATGTTGAAGTCTGTCCAGTATGTAAGGCTGGAAAGGATAAATTCGTAGCTTATGATGAGAATGCAACTGAAGAGTGGGCAACTGAACATAAGTTAGGAGAAGGATTAGCTTGTGGAGATGCAGAGATCATTGAAGGATTAAAAGCTAACTTTGCTGGAGAGTGTACAGAAGTTGGAATGTATTTAGCAATGTCAAGAGTAGCAGATAGAGAAGGGTACCCGGAAGTAGCAGAAGCATACAAAAGAATTGCATTTGAAGAAGCAGAACATGCAGCTAAATTTGCTGAGTTATTAGGAGAAGTAGTAACTAACTCAACAGAAGAAAACTTAAGATTAAGAGTAGCAGCAGAATATGGAGCTACATCTGGTAAATTTGAAATTGCAAAAAGAGCTAAGAAATTAGGATTAGATGCAATTCATGATACAGTACATGAGATGGCTAAAGATGAAGCTAGACATGGAAAAGCTTTCAAAGGTTTATTAGAGAGACATTTTGAAGGAAAATAA
- a CDS encoding NAD(P)/FAD-dependent oxidoreductase has translation MKTYEYIVVGGGPAGIFSAIYAGSFGVKTAILEKKNRMGKKILVAGSGQCNITHTGEVKDFLTKYGDHGKFLRTAIYKYSPQDLQSFFKDNGLELVPREDGKIFPITKRSVDVVELLYTLCKKYSVDIIEECEVLSITHDNNFNLNTSLGEFNSKNILLSTGGITFPQTGSDGQGYRFAKTLGHKIVEPKPCLTPVYIRNYPFTELAGISFKDISISVFDRDKKINSSKGDILFTHKNLSGPGILDNSRYMKKGNQISFNFIDMTAEEFKEDFIEYTNAHGKNLTKTFLNTYNLPERFIKNMLFEAEICECIKISSLTKKMRDDLGKLLTDYQYEITKLGGIDIGMATNGGINLKEINPKTMESKLVKGLYFAGEIMDIDGDTGGYNIQAAISTGILAARSIAKS, from the coding sequence ATGAAAACATATGAATATATAGTTGTAGGTGGAGGACCCGCCGGTATATTTTCTGCAATATATGCAGGAAGCTTCGGGGTAAAAACTGCAATTTTAGAAAAAAAAAATAGGATGGGAAAAAAAATATTGGTCGCCGGTTCAGGTCAATGCAATATAACCCATACTGGAGAGGTCAAAGATTTTTTAACTAAATACGGAGACCACGGTAAATTTTTGCGAACAGCAATCTATAAATATTCTCCCCAAGATCTGCAAAGTTTCTTTAAAGATAATGGGTTGGAACTAGTTCCCAGGGAAGACGGTAAAATATTCCCTATAACTAAACGATCTGTAGACGTTGTAGAGCTCCTCTATACCCTGTGTAAAAAATACAGTGTTGATATAATAGAAGAGTGTGAGGTATTATCTATAACACACGATAATAACTTTAATTTAAATACCAGTTTAGGAGAATTCAACTCTAAAAATATTTTACTTTCTACTGGTGGAATCACATTCCCTCAAACAGGGAGCGATGGTCAGGGATACAGGTTCGCCAAAACTTTAGGCCATAAAATAGTAGAACCAAAACCATGTCTTACACCGGTATACATAAGGAATTATCCCTTCACTGAATTAGCAGGGATCTCTTTTAAAGATATATCGATCAGTGTCTTTGACAGGGATAAAAAAATAAATTCTTCCAAGGGAGATATACTATTTACCCATAAAAATCTTAGCGGCCCGGGAATTTTAGATAACTCGAGATATATGAAAAAAGGAAATCAGATTTCATTTAATTTTATAGATATGACTGCAGAAGAATTCAAGGAAGATTTCATCGAATATACCAATGCTCATGGCAAAAATTTAACTAAAACTTTTTTAAACACTTATAATTTGCCTGAAAGATTTATTAAAAATATGCTTTTTGAAGCTGAAATATGTGAATGTATAAAGATCTCCAGCTTAACTAAAAAGATGAGAGATGATCTCGGAAAGCTTCTCACCGATTATCAATATGAGATAACTAAATTAGGTGGTATCGATATAGGAATGGCTACTAACGGCGGAATCAACTTAAAGGAGATCAACCCTAAAACTATGGAATCCAAACTGGTTAAAGGACTTTATTTTGCAGGTGAGATCATGGATATTGACGGTGATACCGGAGGATATAATATCCAGGCTGCAATATCAACAGGGATCTTAGCCGCAAGGAGTATAGCTAAAAGCTAA
- a CDS encoding peptidylprolyl isomerase, with amino-acid sequence MKRRANNVKNSTTIQKEATIVSNTNLIAKIKTNKGDINIKLFPNETPFTVLNFVNLSKKGYYNNLKFHRVIADFMIQGGCPQGTGMGGPGYNFKDEFVRELVFDKPGILAMANSGPNTNGSQFFITHTETSWLNHKHTIFGEVVSSEDQDVVNKVAQNDIIETIEITGDVDAFLEANKELLAELNKELAKDFPNLK; translated from the coding sequence ATGAAAAGAAGAGCAAACAACGTAAAAAATTCAACTACAATACAAAAGGAGGCAACAATCGTGTCAAACACAAATTTAATTGCAAAGATCAAAACTAATAAGGGAGATATCAATATAAAATTATTTCCAAATGAAACACCATTTACAGTACTTAACTTCGTAAACTTATCTAAGAAAGGGTACTACAACAACTTAAAATTCCATAGAGTTATCGCTGACTTTATGATTCAAGGTGGATGCCCACAAGGTACAGGAATGGGTGGTCCTGGATATAACTTCAAAGACGAATTCGTAAGAGAATTAGTATTCGATAAGCCTGGAATCTTAGCTATGGCTAACTCTGGTCCAAATACAAATGGTTCTCAATTTTTCATCACTCATACAGAAACTTCTTGGTTAAACCATAAGCATACTATCTTCGGAGAAGTTGTATCTTCTGAAGATCAAGATGTAGTTAACAAAGTAGCTCAAAATGATATCATAGAAACTATTGAGATCACTGGAGATGTAGATGCATTTTTAGAAGCAAACAAGGAACTTTTAGCTGAATTAAATAAAGAGTTAGCTAAAGATTTCCCTAACTTAAAATAA
- the pdxT gene encoding pyridoxal 5'-phosphate synthase glutaminase subunit PdxT — MKCIGVLALQGAFREHIDIIKTLGYKGVEVRKIEDLNSVDALILPGGESTAMGKLLVDFNLKEILIQKIRGGLPVWGTCAGMILLAKEIADDKVIHLPLMDIVVRRNGYGRQLGSFKIDGIFKGIENKIPMVFIRAPYIESVGKNVEILGKVDGRIVAARENNLLVTSFHPELTDNLEMHRYFIDMLGR, encoded by the coding sequence GTGAAGTGTATAGGTGTTTTAGCACTCCAAGGTGCTTTTCGTGAACATATAGATATTATAAAAACTCTTGGCTATAAAGGGGTTGAAGTTAGAAAAATTGAAGATTTAAACTCTGTAGATGCTCTTATTCTTCCTGGTGGGGAGAGTACCGCCATGGGTAAACTTTTGGTAGATTTTAACCTGAAAGAAATTTTGATTCAAAAGATCAGAGGGGGACTTCCTGTTTGGGGAACCTGTGCCGGGATGATCTTATTGGCTAAAGAGATAGCTGATGATAAGGTAATCCATCTGCCCCTTATGGATATTGTGGTGAGGAGAAATGGTTATGGTAGACAGCTGGGAAGTTTTAAGATAGACGGTATTTTTAAGGGGATAGAGAATAAAATTCCCATGGTCTTCATACGGGCACCCTATATAGAGAGTGTGGGAAAAAATGTAGAAATACTAGGGAAAGTAGATGGAAGGATAGTGGCTGCAAGAGAAAATAATTTGCTGGTAACATCTTTTCACCCTGAATTGACAGATAATTTAGAGATGCATAGATATTTTATAGATATGCTAGGTAGATAG